A single Defluviitalea saccharophila DNA region contains:
- the cysS gene encoding cysteine--tRNA ligase: MKIYNTLTKQKEEFIPLDPNEIKMYVCGPTVYNYIHIGNARPYIIFDTVRRYFEYKGYKVNYVQNFTDVDDKIIKKANEENTTTTEIVEKYIAETLKDADGLNIKRAVVHPRVTQEMPEIISMIQTLMDKGFAYEVNGTVYFDIQAYRTYGKLSNKNQEDLEAGARIEINEDKKHPMDFVLWKPKKPGEPSWESPWSDGRPGWHIECSAMAKKYLGDTIDIHAGGEDLIFPHHENEIAQSEAANGKPFARYWMHNGFINVDNKKMSKSKGNFFTLREVAEEFPYEVIRFFMLSAHYRSPINFSRELMQSAQNGLERIKNAVINLDHIINHASSEEMTKDEIQVSGELEVFVKKFEEAMEDDFNTADAVSVIFELVRFANTHVNGNSSKLFTSAVKKKIIDLCNILGLLENQESDLLDEEIEKLIQERQEARKAKNWALADQIRDSLKEKGIILEDTPQGVRWKRL; the protein is encoded by the coding sequence ATGAAGATTTATAATACCCTTACGAAGCAAAAAGAAGAATTTATTCCTTTAGACCCTAATGAAATCAAAATGTATGTTTGCGGTCCTACCGTATACAATTATATTCATATAGGAAATGCGAGACCTTATATTATTTTTGATACCGTTCGCAGATATTTTGAATACAAGGGATACAAAGTAAATTATGTTCAAAACTTTACGGATGTAGACGATAAGATCATAAAAAAAGCCAATGAAGAAAATACAACAACAACGGAAATTGTTGAAAAATATATAGCAGAAACACTAAAAGATGCAGATGGCTTAAATATAAAAAGAGCTGTAGTTCATCCGAGAGTAACTCAAGAAATGCCGGAAATCATAAGCATGATTCAAACATTGATGGATAAAGGGTTTGCTTATGAAGTAAACGGTACTGTATATTTTGATATTCAAGCTTATAGAACCTATGGGAAATTATCTAATAAAAATCAGGAAGATTTAGAAGCCGGAGCGAGAATCGAAATCAATGAAGATAAAAAGCATCCTATGGACTTTGTCCTATGGAAACCAAAGAAGCCAGGAGAACCCTCATGGGAAAGTCCATGGAGTGACGGACGCCCCGGCTGGCATATAGAGTGCTCTGCTATGGCTAAAAAATATTTGGGAGATACGATAGATATCCATGCAGGGGGAGAAGATCTAATTTTCCCTCATCATGAAAATGAAATCGCTCAAAGTGAAGCAGCCAACGGCAAACCTTTTGCAAGATATTGGATGCACAACGGATTTATCAATGTAGACAATAAGAAAATGTCAAAATCTAAAGGAAACTTTTTCACCTTACGAGAAGTAGCAGAGGAGTTTCCTTATGAAGTGATTCGTTTCTTCATGCTAAGTGCTCATTACAGAAGCCCAATTAATTTCAGCAGAGAGCTTATGCAGTCGGCGCAAAACGGTTTGGAAAGAATCAAAAATGCTGTGATTAATTTAGATCATATTATTAACCATGCATCATCAGAAGAAATGACTAAAGATGAGATTCAAGTATCGGGAGAATTAGAAGTTTTTGTGAAAAAATTTGAAGAGGCCATGGAAGACGATTTCAATACTGCTGACGCCGTATCTGTTATTTTTGAATTGGTTCGTTTTGCTAATACCCATGTGAATGGTAATTCTTCGAAACTCTTTACTTCTGCGGTTAAAAAGAAGATAATAGATTTGTGCAATATTTTAGGGCTGCTTGAAAATCAAGAAAGTGATTTATTAGATGAAGAAATAGAAAAGCTTATTCAGGAAAGACAGGAAGCAAGAAAGGCAAAGAATTGGGCGTTGGCGGACCAAATTCGCGATTCTTTAAAAGAAAAAGGAATTATTTTAGAAGATACACCTCAAGGGGTAAGATGGAAAAGGTTGTAA
- a CDS encoding response regulator: MTVLIVDDAAFVRTVLRNMLQQMGHTVVGEAFNGHDAIKKAKELKPDVITMDIVMPSMDGIEAVKEILKELPNTYILMCTAMGQKRMVIQAIMAGAKDFIVKPFSQERLEEALMKSKRHLDLI, from the coding sequence ATGACAGTACTGATTGTGGATGACGCGGCATTTGTGAGAACAGTTTTAAGGAATATGCTTCAGCAAATGGGTCATACAGTCGTTGGTGAAGCTTTCAACGGTCACGATGCTATAAAAAAAGCAAAAGAGCTTAAGCCTGATGTAATTACAATGGATATCGTTATGCCTTCAATGGACGGAATAGAAGCAGTTAAGGAGATCTTAAAAGAGTTACCGAATACTTATATTTTAATGTGTACTGCTATGGGTCAAAAGAGAATGGTAATACAAGCGATCATGGCGGGTGCCAAGGATTTTATAGTTAAACCCTTTAGCCAAGAGAGGTTAGAAGAAGCCCTGATGAAAAGCAAAAGACATCTAGACTTAATTTAG
- a CDS encoding Mini-ribonuclease 3, giving the protein MENDSNMQKFLEDVHQSIELKNIKAREYSPLVLAYIGDAVFELLIRTEIVSRGNAPVNKLHKAVREYVKASAQANIYNRIKDYLTEEEEAIFKRGRNAKSSSVPKNADLLDYKHATGLEALCGYLYLDGQIDRLRYLINLAIEEQKVEE; this is encoded by the coding sequence ATGGAAAACGACTCGAATATGCAAAAATTTCTTGAAGATGTACATCAATCTATAGAGCTAAAAAATATCAAAGCAAGGGAGTATTCCCCTTTAGTTTTGGCATATATTGGAGATGCTGTATTTGAACTTTTAATAAGGACGGAGATTGTCTCCAGAGGCAATGCCCCTGTTAATAAGCTTCATAAAGCAGTAAGAGAATATGTTAAAGCCTCGGCTCAAGCCAATATATATAATAGAATTAAAGACTATCTTACGGAAGAGGAAGAAGCGATCTTTAAAAGAGGCAGAAATGCAAAATCAAGCAGTGTTCCTAAAAATGCGGATTTATTAGATTATAAACATGCAACAGGCTTAGAAGCCCTCTGCGGTTATCTATATCTGGATGGACAAATAGATCGACTGCGGTATTTAATAAATCTGGCAATAGAAGAACAAAAGGTTGAAGAATAG
- the rlmB gene encoding 23S rRNA (guanosine(2251)-2'-O)-methyltransferase RlmB: MKTFEEDSLHLEGRNAVLEALKSERDIDKILIQQGNTEGSIKKIIAEAKNRGIVIQTVAKSKLDELSETKKHQGVIAFVSAHKYAQVEDILKNAEEKGEKPFIIILDGITDPHNLGAIIRTANISGAHGVIIPKRRSAGLSAVVAKASAGAIEYVPVAKVTNIARTIEDLKAKGVWIACADMDGENMYQTDLKGAIALVIGNEGEGVSRIVKEKCDFIVKIPMYGQITSLNASVAAGVLMYEVVRQKYFR, from the coding sequence ATGAAAACATTTGAAGAAGACTCGCTGCACTTAGAGGGAAGAAACGCTGTATTAGAAGCTCTTAAATCAGAGAGAGACATAGATAAGATTTTGATTCAGCAGGGAAACACGGAAGGGTCTATAAAGAAGATCATTGCTGAAGCTAAAAATAGAGGCATTGTGATTCAAACCGTTGCAAAATCTAAATTGGACGAGCTGTCAGAGACTAAAAAACATCAAGGAGTCATCGCATTTGTATCCGCCCATAAATATGCACAGGTCGAAGATATTCTTAAAAATGCCGAAGAAAAAGGGGAAAAGCCATTTATCATCATACTGGATGGTATTACAGATCCCCATAATTTAGGGGCCATTATACGAACTGCCAATATTTCTGGTGCTCATGGGGTTATCATCCCTAAAAGAAGATCGGCTGGCCTTAGCGCCGTAGTTGCAAAAGCTTCGGCAGGGGCAATAGAGTATGTACCGGTTGCAAAAGTTACAAATATTGCGCGTACAATCGAAGATCTGAAGGCTAAAGGAGTATGGATTGCCTGTGCCGATATGGATGGAGAAAATATGTATCAAACAGATTTAAAGGGAGCAATAGCCTTAGTAATCGGAAACGAAGGAGAAGGAGTAAGCAGGATAGTAAAAGAAAAATGTGATTTTATCGTAAAGATTCCCATGTATGGGCAGATTACTTCTTTAAATGCATCTGTAGCTGCCGGAGTATTGATGTATGAAGTTGTACGGCAGAAGTACTTTAGATAA
- a CDS encoding Sir2 family NAD-dependent protein deacetylase, with product MTGINSSDIKKHILKSTYPVALTGAGISVASSLPTLSRDYQGIPIKKIMERSFFKVSPHIFYDFYREILRWRNCTPNAAHYTLSKYNISIITQNIDGLHQKAGSKNVLEIHGNLNFLICECCKHYFPFDLVYHHKLPTCPKCFSILKPDIVLYEEQIHHWEKAVCEFKKADLVLIIGTSLKAFPANLLPSIAAKRGADTIIINENAEKILCF from the coding sequence ATGACTGGCATAAATTCTAGCGATATTAAAAAACACATTTTAAAAAGTACTTACCCGGTTGCTTTAACCGGGGCAGGCATAAGCGTAGCCAGCAGCCTACCTACTCTCTCAAGAGATTATCAGGGCATTCCTATTAAAAAAATCATGGAAAGATCTTTCTTTAAGGTAAGTCCCCATATATTTTATGATTTTTATCGAGAGATTCTCCGTTGGAGAAACTGCACTCCCAATGCAGCTCATTATACCCTCTCTAAATATAATATTTCAATCATTACGCAAAACATAGACGGACTGCATCAAAAAGCCGGAAGCAAAAATGTACTAGAAATCCATGGAAATCTTAACTTTTTAATATGTGAATGCTGTAAGCACTACTTTCCTTTTGATCTAGTATATCATCATAAGCTTCCGACCTGTCCAAAATGTTTTAGTATTTTAAAACCTGATATCGTTCTCTATGAAGAACAAATCCACCATTGGGAAAAAGCCGTTTGTGAATTTAAAAAGGCTGACTTGGTTTTAATCATCGGCACTAGCTTAAAGGCTTTTCCTGCTAATCTGCTTCCATCTATTGCAGCCAAACGAGGAGCAGATACCATAATCATCAACGAAAACGCCGAAAAAATATTATGTTTCTAG
- a CDS encoding sensor histidine kinase: MRKNNTKYRSSFRNQLLIATISFSIVPFIIFLVVFYYVYSLIIKQYADTARQSVKTAASNIDYVLNDVEKFSNSIFLTYEFSELMQRGNRSEFEKILRSYFSSRDDIDGIYIMINGEFYYAGAEKRNGVNIIPREELKDSSGEIIWFPTQERYIKVLSSVVTKNCFSLNRKIVDVNSLEELGYMTVDLDEWVLKQIYSGLAEDGSQVFICTVDGEMISQSNNIPMDSLYIKDVMDKIFTQDNRSYVEYVENGEEKVAIFSTCNKGKWILVKTILKSELYADLRKLQIGVMVIGFIFILVTYGGAHYFSSEITKPIRDIIKKMKEVEKGDFLVYVDVKGNNEFTELGDKFNRMVSKIKGLMEDVVNSEKQKNELELEVLHAQINPHFLYNTLNTIRWMAQIKGEHSISNAIVALVKLLRVSISLGKKMITLEEEIEYVKNYILIQRLRFNQDFIIEYEIEDKYHKIMIPKLILQPIVENALIYCMDDEREETLHIKIYTYPYEDLLRIVVEDNGKGISPEILKNIFKEEKNINKFSTVGLNNVNNRIKLYYGERYGLLIDTKEGIGTRIIIEIPEVY, from the coding sequence ATGAGAAAGAATAATACGAAATACAGGAGTAGCTTTAGAAATCAACTTTTAATTGCAACCATTAGCTTTTCTATAGTACCATTTATCATTTTCTTAGTGGTCTTTTACTATGTATACAGTTTAATTATCAAACAATATGCGGATACAGCCAGGCAATCAGTTAAGACAGCTGCTTCAAATATTGATTATGTTTTGAATGATGTTGAAAAATTTTCTAACTCCATATTTTTAACCTACGAGTTCTCAGAATTAATGCAAAGGGGAAATAGATCAGAATTTGAAAAAATATTAAGAAGTTATTTTTCCTCCAGAGATGATATTGATGGTATTTATATCATGATTAACGGAGAATTTTATTATGCCGGAGCTGAAAAAAGGAATGGCGTTAATATTATTCCGAGAGAAGAACTTAAGGATAGCAGTGGAGAAATCATTTGGTTTCCTACACAAGAAAGGTATATCAAAGTTCTCTCCAGTGTTGTTACGAAAAATTGCTTTTCTCTCAATAGAAAAATAGTGGACGTAAATTCCCTGGAGGAACTGGGATATATGACGGTAGATTTGGACGAATGGGTACTTAAACAGATTTACAGCGGTTTAGCAGAGGACGGCAGCCAAGTATTTATATGTACCGTAGACGGCGAAATGATAAGTCAATCCAACAATATACCAATGGACAGCCTTTATATAAAGGACGTCATGGATAAGATTTTTACTCAAGATAATCGTTCTTATGTAGAATATGTGGAAAACGGAGAAGAGAAGGTAGCCATTTTTTCCACCTGCAATAAAGGAAAATGGATTTTAGTTAAAACGATTCTTAAAAGTGAGTTGTATGCTGATTTGCGAAAGTTGCAAATAGGTGTTATGGTTATAGGGTTTATATTTATTTTAGTAACTTATGGTGGGGCTCATTATTTCTCATCAGAGATTACCAAACCCATCAGAGACATCATAAAAAAGATGAAAGAGGTAGAAAAAGGGGACTTCTTAGTATATGTTGATGTAAAAGGAAACAATGAGTTTACCGAATTAGGCGATAAGTTTAATCGAATGGTTTCTAAAATTAAGGGGCTAATGGAGGATGTCGTTAATTCAGAAAAGCAGAAAAATGAACTGGAATTAGAAGTCTTGCATGCACAAATTAATCCTCATTTCTTGTACAATACTTTGAACACCATTCGCTGGATGGCCCAGATTAAAGGAGAACACAGCATCAGCAATGCAATTGTAGCACTGGTAAAACTCCTTAGAGTCAGCATTAGTTTAGGAAAAAAAATGATTACGTTGGAGGAAGAGATAGAGTATGTGAAAAACTATATCTTAATCCAAAGACTAAGATTTAATCAGGATTTTATTATAGAATATGAAATAGAGGACAAATATCATAAAATTATGATTCCTAAACTAATATTACAGCCAATTGTGGAGAATGCATTGATTTATTGTATGGATGATGAGCGTGAAGAAACACTGCATATCAAAATTTATACTTATCCTTATGAAGATCTCCTTAGAATAGTGGTTGAAGACAATGGTAAAGGAATAAGTCCGGAGATCCTAAAGAACATATTTAAAGAAGAAAAGAATATAAACAAATTTAGCACAGTAGGTTTAAACAATGTAAACAACAGAATTAAATTGTACTACGGAGAGAGGTATGGTTTATTGATTGATACAAAAGAGGGCATAGGAACAAGGATTATTATAGAAATTCCTGAAGTATATTAA
- a CDS encoding ABC transporter substrate-binding protein gives MSYDAFHHEKKDIEKQEIELVPQLFGDRDTIFSPVMAPKDFDWRQCEGVVLDFLVENNINASVLMKEVEKFTEATGIHVNIRSMDFDTLVERMNMEFISKTSQYELLYVDPYQFLTRFSSQLEDLNTFENNEQLPHLVGGIESFAKNYVDICSYFINQDKLYAIPFDTTSMIFYYRKDIFEKYKEAMMADLGYDPFPNSSDFTWERYIEIAEWIDKNVPKSEILYSSVSMSAPHNSIYCEFSNIMSAYGADYFADENVNTLGIDKPTQLTVNTPEFMEALSVYKRLAALSPVGMEGINWSELADLFSEGKVAMMINWDENAAIMENESLSKVKGKVGYSILPYGTKRSANIYGGSGIGINANISEEKKLASWLFIVWATSPQIQMKVLLDIEGGNMPSRNELYRLIEASYMAYIDHAYASISAQKERNAYYRPKYRNVYAFEKIMMDHLHHMIKENLTPEETVHLIEKDWEEYIKKDLHYEKE, from the coding sequence ATGTCATATGATGCCTTTCATCATGAAAAGAAAGACATAGAAAAGCAAGAAATAGAATTGGTTCCACAATTATTTGGAGATAGAGACACTATATTTAGTCCAGTTATGGCTCCGAAAGATTTTGATTGGAGGCAATGTGAAGGAGTGGTATTGGATTTTCTAGTAGAAAACAATATCAATGCCAGCGTACTTATGAAAGAAGTTGAGAAATTTACTGAAGCTACGGGAATTCATGTAAATATCAGAAGCATGGATTTTGATACCTTGGTGGAACGAATGAATATGGAATTTATATCCAAGACTTCACAATATGAATTGCTTTACGTCGATCCATATCAATTTTTAACCCGTTTTAGCAGCCAATTAGAGGATTTGAATACCTTTGAGAACAACGAACAACTGCCTCATCTTGTAGGAGGTATTGAAAGCTTCGCAAAGAATTATGTAGATATTTGCTCTTATTTTATCAATCAGGATAAATTGTATGCCATTCCTTTTGATACAACCTCGATGATTTTTTATTATCGAAAAGATATTTTTGAAAAATACAAAGAAGCCATGATGGCTGATTTAGGTTATGACCCTTTCCCAAACAGCAGTGATTTTACTTGGGAGAGATATATTGAGATTGCTGAGTGGATTGATAAGAATGTGCCTAAGTCAGAAATATTATATAGCAGCGTATCCATGTCCGCACCTCATAATTCAATTTATTGTGAGTTCTCCAACATTATGAGCGCTTATGGAGCGGATTATTTTGCGGATGAGAATGTAAATACCTTAGGAATAGACAAGCCAACGCAGCTTACGGTGAATACTCCTGAATTTATGGAAGCTCTGTCTGTTTATAAAAGATTGGCCGCTTTATCTCCCGTTGGAATGGAAGGCATCAATTGGAGTGAATTAGCAGACCTTTTTTCAGAAGGAAAAGTTGCTATGATGATTAACTGGGATGAGAATGCTGCGATTATGGAGAATGAATCCCTTTCAAAAGTCAAAGGCAAGGTTGGATATAGTATTTTACCTTATGGCACCAAAAGAAGTGCCAATATATACGGCGGTTCAGGAATTGGAATCAATGCCAATATCAGCGAAGAGAAAAAATTAGCGTCCTGGCTTTTTATTGTATGGGCAACTTCTCCTCAAATTCAAATGAAGGTGTTATTAGATATAGAAGGAGGCAATATGCCTTCCAGAAATGAATTATACAGATTAATTGAGGCATCCTATATGGCTTATATAGATCACGCTTATGCTTCGATTTCTGCACAAAAAGAAAGAAATGCGTACTATAGACCTAAATATAGAAATGTATATGCTTTTGAAAAGATTATGATGGATCATCTCCACCATATGATTAAAGAGAATTTGACTCCGGAAGAAACGGTTCATTTAATAGAGAAAGATTGGGAAGAATACATTAAGAAGGATTTGCACTATGAGAAAGAATAA
- a CDS encoding polysaccharide biosynthesis protein, whose product MSEHAKKFVKGAIILSIGGIIAKILSAFFRIPLTHLIGDTGLGYYQMPYPIYTLMIAVSYVGIPSTVSKIVSEKLVHKKYKEAHKIFQYTFLLLIIIGFLASSLMFFGADWLIKVQGWVPESKYALWGLALAPIFIGMMGAFRGYFQGMQDMFPTAVSQIIENFARVIFGLGAAYYFMQAGKGVALAAGGAAFGAAAGGIAGTAILAAIYFRKRKGLLEKISRSDEKELKLSFLSISKTIIYIAFPVSVGAAINSVMNWVDSALVVRRLIDAGATNLEAVDLFGQIGKASTFVNIPLTFSMALVVGIVPSIAEAVEKKNNKELHDKIELGTRFAILLGLPSAAGLAVLAQPVMSLIYGKFDAGADVLALMSISLIFIMLGQAFTGVLQGMGQFYIPVINLFIASIGKAVVNYTLVAGPLKVNGAAIGSIIGYGIFSLLNYLSVKKHSGYKIDFSYVILKPVISTVFMTATTFYFYKLLHRFTGNSISTLCAVGVGVLVYGGMLILTGYLKEEDFKMIPKGEKVASILRKLNLLKN is encoded by the coding sequence ATGTCTGAACATGCAAAAAAATTTGTTAAGGGGGCAATTATTCTTTCTATTGGAGGAATTATTGCAAAGATTTTAAGTGCTTTCTTTAGAATACCGTTGACCCATTTAATCGGAGATACCGGACTGGGATATTATCAAATGCCCTATCCTATATATACACTGATGATAGCAGTTTCCTATGTAGGGATTCCATCTACAGTATCAAAAATTGTTTCCGAGAAACTGGTTCATAAGAAATATAAAGAAGCACACAAGATATTTCAATATACTTTTCTGCTTTTGATTATTATTGGCTTTTTGGCTTCATCACTAATGTTTTTTGGAGCAGACTGGCTGATTAAAGTACAAGGCTGGGTGCCTGAAAGTAAATATGCTTTATGGGGACTTGCTCTTGCACCCATTTTCATTGGTATGATGGGGGCTTTTAGAGGATATTTTCAAGGAATGCAGGACATGTTCCCTACAGCAGTTTCTCAAATTATAGAAAACTTTGCCAGAGTTATCTTTGGTTTAGGAGCAGCCTATTACTTTATGCAGGCAGGCAAAGGGGTTGCTTTGGCTGCAGGAGGCGCAGCTTTTGGGGCAGCTGCAGGAGGTATCGCTGGGACAGCTATTTTAGCTGCAATATATTTTAGAAAAAGAAAAGGTCTTTTAGAAAAAATATCTCGAAGTGACGAAAAAGAGTTAAAGCTTTCATTTTTATCAATATCTAAAACCATTATTTATATTGCTTTTCCTGTTTCAGTTGGCGCAGCAATCAATTCTGTAATGAATTGGGTAGATTCTGCACTGGTGGTAAGAAGATTAATCGATGCAGGTGCGACTAATCTTGAAGCAGTAGATTTGTTCGGTCAAATCGGAAAAGCTTCAACTTTTGTAAATATTCCTCTGACTTTCAGTATGGCATTGGTCGTTGGAATTGTCCCAAGTATTGCTGAAGCTGTAGAGAAAAAGAATAATAAAGAATTACATGATAAAATAGAACTTGGAACAAGATTTGCAATTTTACTGGGATTGCCTTCTGCAGCAGGTTTGGCAGTTTTGGCACAGCCTGTAATGAGTTTGATTTACGGAAAATTTGATGCAGGCGCAGATGTCCTGGCTTTAATGAGTATCAGCTTAATCTTTATTATGCTGGGACAGGCATTTACCGGAGTACTTCAAGGAATGGGACAATTCTATATTCCTGTAATTAACCTGTTTATTGCGTCTATAGGAAAAGCTGTCGTCAATTACACATTGGTAGCAGGACCTTTAAAAGTAAATGGAGCAGCTATTGGTTCTATCATTGGATATGGTATTTTTTCATTACTGAACTATTTATCTGTAAAGAAACATTCGGGATATAAAATTGATTTTTCTTATGTAATATTAAAGCCAGTCATATCAACAGTATTCATGACTGCAACGACTTTTTATTTTTATAAATTATTACACAGATTTACAGGCAACAGCATTTCTACATTATGTGCAGTTGGTGTTGGTGTTCTGGTTTACGGGGGAATGCTAATTTTAACAGGATATCTTAAAGAAGAAGACTTTAAGATGATTCCAAAGGGAGAAAAGGTGGCAAGTATTTTAAGAAAGCTAAATCTGCTAAAAAACTAG
- the epsC gene encoding serine O-acetyltransferase EpsC: MGFIREEINVIKERDPAIKKTAEVFLYPSFHAVLFHRFAHYLYNHKRYFFARLISQISRWITGIEIHPGAKIGKGLFIDHGMGVVIGETCEIGDNVTIYQGVTLGGTGKDKGKRHPTIGNNVMIGAGAKILGPFKVGDNSRIGSGTVVLNEIPENCTCVGVPGKIVKRDNQKVDPCKTLDQVKLPDPVQMEMCHLRHQIEVLEKRLAQLEKMVEGSGTHEDL; encoded by the coding sequence ATGGGTTTTATTAGAGAAGAAATCAATGTCATTAAAGAAAGGGATCCAGCTATTAAGAAGACTGCAGAAGTCTTTTTGTATCCCAGTTTCCATGCTGTTCTATTTCATAGATTTGCCCATTATTTATACAATCATAAACGTTACTTTTTTGCGAGGCTAATCTCTCAAATATCCAGATGGATCACAGGCATAGAAATTCATCCTGGTGCTAAAATAGGCAAAGGGCTTTTTATAGATCATGGGATGGGAGTTGTCATTGGTGAAACTTGTGAAATTGGAGATAATGTTACGATTTATCAAGGAGTTACTTTAGGAGGAACAGGGAAAGATAAAGGTAAAAGGCATCCCACTATAGGAAATAATGTAATGATAGGTGCAGGAGCTAAAATATTAGGACCTTTTAAAGTAGGGGATAATTCTCGTATCGGCTCAGGTACTGTAGTGTTAAATGAAATACCGGAAAATTGTACTTGTGTAGGGGTTCCTGGAAAAATTGTAAAGAGAGATAATCAAAAGGTTGATCCATGCAAAACCTTAGATCAGGTAAAACTGCCGGACCCAGTACAAATGGAAATGTGTCATTTAAGACATCAAATCGAAGTATTAGAAAAACGATTGGCTCAATTAGAAAAAATGGTGGAAGGAAGTGGAACACATGAAGATTTATAA
- a CDS encoding HD-GYP domain-containing protein produces the protein MQKDELDSFLDELMSIDDYLQNRKNKKRILLEGTYSGKIELVKNEINHILSILYKQEMKFEEDELEIVEYYTKKLKYKNTELYSRQTELEAAHSQLKAYTEEIERINCELNRRVKELRNLFYFSQDVTSNFDKNELLKKALEDIIPFVNSSFGAVFVSQKEGLELVDTYYKDSEIYSIFHPILEKYLKNGYLDYDISLEATQIYSHIRKYPNVPQSICDQLTDKLKAGAIIPVFNKKKEVNAVIVLLGEYFDGSEKYLFNCYANVLGIALENAKLYNDKHQMFFDTVKVLANAIEVKDTYTKGHVDRVTKYSTAIAKKLNFDKNRLEKVRIAAVLHDIGKIGIPDEILNKPARLTEDEFNIIKLHPLKGYEIIKDIPALKDISIHVKQHHERIDGKGYPEGLKANQISLEAKIISVADAFDAMTSDRPYRKGMNIDKAINILVNNRGSQFDEYVVDTFLNYFQENDNIIKENE, from the coding sequence ATGCAGAAAGACGAACTAGATAGTTTTTTAGACGAGTTGATGTCAATTGATGATTATTTGCAAAATCGAAAAAATAAAAAAAGAATACTGCTAGAAGGTACATATTCAGGGAAAATAGAGCTAGTAAAAAATGAAATCAATCACATACTTTCCATTCTCTATAAGCAGGAAATGAAATTTGAAGAAGATGAGTTGGAGATTGTAGAATACTATACGAAAAAGTTAAAATATAAAAATACTGAGCTATACTCGAGACAAACCGAATTAGAGGCTGCTCATTCCCAACTTAAAGCTTATACAGAAGAAATTGAAAGAATCAACTGTGAATTAAATCGACGAGTAAAAGAATTAAGAAACTTATTCTACTTTAGCCAAGATGTAACGTCGAATTTTGACAAAAATGAACTTCTGAAGAAGGCTTTGGAAGATATTATACCCTTTGTAAACAGCTCCTTTGGAGCAGTGTTTGTATCACAAAAAGAAGGTCTGGAATTAGTAGATACTTATTATAAGGATTCAGAGATTTATTCGATTTTCCATCCTATATTAGAAAAGTACCTTAAAAATGGATATTTGGATTATGATATTTCTTTAGAAGCAACGCAAATCTATTCACATATAAGAAAGTATCCAAATGTTCCTCAATCGATTTGTGATCAACTCACTGACAAATTAAAAGCAGGAGCAATTATTCCTGTCTTCAATAAGAAAAAAGAAGTAAACGCGGTTATTGTGTTACTGGGTGAATATTTTGATGGCAGTGAGAAATATTTATTCAACTGTTATGCCAATGTACTGGGAATTGCCTTGGAAAATGCCAAACTTTATAATGATAAACATCAAATGTTTTTTGATACTGTAAAAGTGCTTGCTAATGCCATTGAAGTAAAAGACACTTATACAAAAGGACATGTTGACAGAGTTACAAAGTACTCAACGGCCATTGCAAAAAAATTGAATTTCGATAAAAATAGATTGGAAAAAGTTAGAATTGCTGCCGTACTTCACGATATTGGGAAAATAGGGATTCCGGATGAAATATTAAATAAGCCTGCCAGACTTACAGAGGATGAATTTAATATCATTAAACTCCATCCTTTAAAAGGATATGAAATTATTAAAGATATTCCTGCCCTTAAAGACATCAGTATTCATGTAAAGCAACATCATGAAAGGATTGATGGAAAGGGTTATCCTGAGGGACTTAAAGCAAACCAGATTTCTCTGGAGGCGAAAATCATATCTGTTGCAGATGCATTTGATGCAATGACCTCGGATAGACCATATCGAAAAGGTATGAATATCGATAAAGCAATAAATATTTTAGTAAATAATAGAGGAAGCCAATTTGATGAATATGTAGTGGATACCTTTCTCAATTATTTTCAGGAAAATGATAACATTATCAAGGAAAATGAATAA